The Acidimicrobiales bacterium sequence TCGAACCCGGCCTCCCTGAGGCGGACGGCGGCCGTGGCCCCGGCCAGGCCGCCGCCGACCACGAGGTGCACCGGCCGGGCGGTCACCGGCCCACGCCCGCGGCCGTGAGGAACTCCTGGCGGGACCGGGCGTCGGAGCGGAGGATGCCGGACAGGGCCGACGTCACCGTCGTGACCCCTGGCGCCTGGACCCCGCGGAGCGACATGCAGAGGTGCTCGGCCTCGATGACGACGCCGACCCCCTTCGGGCGCAGGTGCTCGGTCAGCCAGTCGGCCACCTGGGTGGTCAGCCGCTCCTGGACCTGGAGGCGCCGGGAGCACAGCTCGACGACCCTGGCCAGCTTGGAGAGGCCGAGGATGCGCTCGCCGGGCAGGTAGCCGACGTGGGCGACGCCGTGGAAGGGCAGCAGGTGGTGTTGGCAGAGCGACTGGAAGCGGATGCCCCTGGCCAGGACGAGCTCGTCGTAGCCCTCGTCGTTCGGGAACGTGGTGAGGTCGAAGGGCCGCGGGGTGAGCAGCTCGGCGAAGGACCGGGCCACCCGCCCCGGCGTGTCGCGTAGGTGCGGGTCGCCGAGGTCCTCGCCGAGGGCGTGGAGCAGGTCGGCGACGGCCCGCTCGGCGGCGACCAGGTCGATCCCGCCGGGATCGGGGGCGACTCGGAGGGCGGCGGTCACGGCGGCTCCTTCTAATGCGAATGA is a genomic window containing:
- the folE gene encoding GTP cyclohydrolase I FolE; the protein is MTAALRVAPDPGGIDLVAAERAVADLLHALGEDLGDPHLRDTPGRVARSFAELLTPRPFDLTTFPNDEGYDELVLARGIRFQSLCQHHLLPFHGVAHVGYLPGERILGLSKLARVVELCSRRLQVQERLTTQVADWLTEHLRPKGVGVVIEAEHLCMSLRGVQAPGVTTVTSALSGILRSDARSRQEFLTAAGVGR